Proteins co-encoded in one Oreochromis niloticus isolate F11D_XX unplaced genomic scaffold, O_niloticus_UMD_NMBU tig00002636_pilon, whole genome shotgun sequence genomic window:
- the LOC112845054 gene encoding uncharacterized protein LOC112845054 produces MPKKEKGVYHFCLFGNKKKKITLNEIIETVEELKKHGMQLEDHALHKEGPWGQVCLTLGIQNNKNNRYRICDAFRQNLSIPVKGDSDNGQKPPEQEELSAGASLSADISLQEDGQLSPEQQPEELSAAASLTPDISSQVDGQLSPEQPNSNSSDDGFIRIRVPLEPTFFFLKRKEWANLKNKRSQRGYKGLQWTNLISDGLRTVFPYCSFAFKRHRVKTLDSIMKTI; encoded by the exons AGTCTACCACTTCTGCTTATTTGgg aacaaaaagaaaaagattacaCTCAATGAAATTATTGAAACTGTGGAAGAGCTGAAAAAACATGGTATGCAACTGGAGGACCATGCACTTCATAAAGAAGGCCCCTGGGGTCAAGTTTGCCTGACACTTGGTATtcagaataataaaaataaccgCTACAGAATTTGCGATGCATTTCGTCAG AACTTGTCTATACCAGTCAAAGGGGATTCAGATAATGGACAAAAGCCACCAGAGCAG GAAGAACTATCAGCTGGCGCTTCTCTGTCAGCGGACATCTCCTTGCAGGAGGATGGACAGCTGTCTCCTGAGCAG CAACCAGAAGAACTATCAGCTGCCGCTTCCCTGACACCGGACATCTCCTCGCAGGTGGATGGACAGCTGTCTCCTGAGCAG CCTAACAGCAACTCATCTGATGATGGGTTCATAAGAATCAGGGTCCCACTTGAAccgactttttttttcttgaaaaggAAAGAATGGGCTAATCTAAAAAATAAGAGATCCCAAAGAGGATACAAGGGACTACAGTGGACAAATCTGATTTCAGACGGACTACGGACAGTGTTTCCATATTGTTCCTTTGCTTTCAAAAGGCACAGAGTCAAGACTTTGGACTCA ATAATGAAGACGATCTAA